From the genome of Oncorhynchus tshawytscha isolate Ot180627B linkage group LG31, Otsh_v2.0, whole genome shotgun sequence, one region includes:
- the ngly1 gene encoding peptide-N(4)-(N-acetyl-beta-glucosaminyl)asparagine amidase, with the protein MAGSQGFSTLCENSNEVFLDVAKLLITYADNILRNPNEGKYRSIRIGNPTFSTKLLPIRGAVECLFEMGFEEAETHLVFPKSASVDQLRRIRESIAAERDQRLGVGQPQQSPVTASATALASAPASAAAQGPPVIASLAARQTPAQAPSLESSMIFLTTLQSNFQHVMEYENSELQQKALGVIPHQQLTTTAKEKLQQAKQADPDCNLSEEDLLVLELLRWFKGDFFSWVDCLPCNHCGGPTQSSGPLAPSTEDLRWGAQRVENHHCQACNHSTRFPRYNNPEKLLETRRGRCGEWANCFTLCCRALDLEARYIWDSTDHVWTEVYSASQHRWLHCDSCENACDKPLLYEIGWGKKLDYVLAFSKDQVVDVTWRYSCYHPEVLSRRNKVQEPWLLYTINGLNAVRQQSLSSERKKELLERLLVELVEFISPKTPKQGELGGRNSGSLAWRNARGETGPGTTPSAAAAEFVFVPTEKEKSGRVFHLRYNSTKDHYCRVSNDSEDIQGWDKTVWRKESVFRKLENDWQMVYLARTEGSSSGKISWKLDCAPVRMKIKTVSVRACSQTFHSGTVRWGLQSGQNTTEFSGDGEMHLLPGLSGSSELVLEAELAGGEGESSWQHSQLFRRSLNEPEESSLEILVEMEEDA; encoded by the exons ATGGCTGGGTCTCAAGGATTCTCAACGCTATGCGAAAATTCGAATGAAGTGTTTCTAGACGTCGCGAAATTGTTGATCACCTATGCCGACAACATTCTTAG GAATCCCAATGAAGGCAAATACAGGTCTATTCGAATAGGGAACCCTACATTTTCCACCAAACTCCTTCCTATCAGAGGGGCAGTGGAGTGCCTCTTTGAGATGGGCTTTGAGGAG gctGAAACTCACCTGGTGTTCCCCAAGTCTGCCTCTGTGGACCAGCTGAGGAGAATCCGGGAGTCCATCGCTGCAGAAAGGGATCAGAGACTAGGTGTGGGGCAGCCCCAACAGTCTCCTGTGACAGCAAGTGCCACAGCCCTAGCCTCAGCTCCGGCCTCGGCAGCAGCCCAGGGTCCACCTGTTATTGCCAGCCTGGCAGCTAGACAAACCCCTGCACAAGCACCCTCCTTG GAAAGCAGTATGATCTTCCTGACCACCCTCCAGTCTAACTTCCAGCATGTGATGGAGTATGAGAACTCAGAGCTACAGCAGAAGGCTTTAGGTGTTATACCACACCAGCAGCTGACCACCACAGCCAAGGAGAAACTACAACAGGCCAAGCAGGCCGATCCAG ATTGCAACCTGAGTGAAGAGGACCTACTGGTGCTGGAGCTGCTCCGCTGGTTTAAAGGGGATTTCTTCTCCTGGGTGGACTGCCTGCCGTGCAACCACTGTGGGGGTCCAACCCAATCCTCAGGCCCACTGGCCCCTTCTACAGAGGACCTTCGCTGGGGAGCCCAGAGGGTAGAGAACCATCACTGTCAGGCCTGTAACCACTCTACCAGGTTCCCCAG GTACAACAACCCTGAGAAGCTGCTGGAAACCAGGAGAGGGCGCTGTGGGGAGTGGGCCAACTGTTTCACCCTGTGCTGCAGAGCCCTGGACCTGGAGGCCAGGTATATCTGGGACAGCACAG ACCACGTGTGGACGGAGGTGTACTCTGCCTCTCAGCATCGCTGGCTGCACTGTGACTCCTGTGAGAACGCCTGTGACAAACCTTTGCTCTATGAGATTGGTTGGGGGAAGAAACTAGACTACGTTCTGGCTTTCTCCAAGGACCAG GTGGTGGATGTGACCTGGAGGTATTCCTGTTACCACCCGGAGGTCCTGTCCAGACGGAACAAGGTCCAGGAGCCCTGGCTGCTATACACCATCAACGGGCTCAATGCTGTG AGGCAGCAGTCCCTGAGCTCTGAGAGGAAGAAGGAGCTGTTAGAGAGACTCCTAGTGGAGCTGGTGGAGTTTATATCTCCTAAGACACCCAAACAGGGCGAGCTGGGAGGACGCAACTCTGGCTCCCTGGCCTGGAGGAATGCCCGCGGCGAAACAGGACCAGGGACTACCCCATCG GCTGCTGCAGCAGAGTTTGTGTTTGTTCCGACTGAGAAGGAGAAGAGTGGGAGAGTATTCCATCTGCGGTACAACTCCACCAAGGATCACTACTGCAGGGTGTCCAATGACAGTGAGGACATCCAGGGCTGGGACAAGACTGTGTGGAGGAAAGAGTCTGTCTTCAGGAAGCTGGAGAATGACTGGCAGATG GTATATCTAGCTCGTACAGAGGGCTCATCGTCAGGGAAGATCAGTTGGAAGTTGGACTGTGCTCCTGTAAGGATGAAGATAAAGACGGTCTCAGTCAGAGCATGCAGCCAGACCTTTCACTCTGGAACCGTCCGCTGGGGTCTGCAGTCTGGACAGAACACCACAGAGTTCTCAGGAG ACGGGGAGATGCATTTGCTTCCGGGTCTTTCTGGATCCTCTGAGTTGGTCTTGGAGGCGGAGCTAGCCGGAGGAGAGGGCGAGTCGTCATGGCAACACTCCCAGCTGTTCCGGCGGAGTTTGAATGAGCCGGAGGAATCCTCGTTGGAAATCCTTGTTGAGATGGAGGAGGATGCTTAA